One Campylobacter pinnipediorum subsp. caledonicus genomic window carries:
- a CDS encoding metal ABC transporter solute-binding protein, Zn/Mn family encodes MKKTLLFAIVAATALFGKPLVSTSILPTKYFVEQIAGDTLDVNAMVEKGSDPHTYEPKPQQMKELEKSDLYFAVGIEFEDTWLNKFKKAYPNLNIIHTDKGIEKIKMAAHHHHDDDDDHDEHHYHEGDHHDEDHDGDHHDKDHDDNHDHAHDKDHHDHDDNHHAQAHHHHHGELDPHIWLDPMLVKEQTKTIAQALIEKFPENKKLYEENLDKFTKRLDELDKYIEKTLKPFEDSMFIVYHPSWGYFAKRYDLKQLPIEIEGKEPKPAELAELIEEAKEHNIKVIFVAPQFSQKTAKIIAKQTGSKVVEIDQLPLEWEKEMKKTAEVFAKSLKN; translated from the coding sequence ATGAAAAAAACACTTTTATTCGCGATCGTTGCCGCTACCGCTCTTTTTGGTAAGCCACTTGTAAGCACATCTATCTTACCTACAAAATATTTTGTAGAACAAATAGCTGGAGATACTTTAGATGTTAATGCTATGGTTGAAAAAGGATCAGATCCTCATACTTATGAGCCAAAACCACAACAGATGAAAGAGCTTGAAAAAAGCGATTTGTATTTTGCTGTTGGTATAGAGTTTGAGGACACTTGGCTTAATAAATTTAAAAAAGCCTACCCAAATTTAAACATAATCCATACAGATAAAGGTATAGAAAAGATAAAAATGGCAGCACATCATCACCACGATGATGATGATGACCATGATGAACATCACTACCACGAAGGAGATCATCACGACGAAGATCACGATGGCGATCATCATGACAAAGACCATGATGATAACCATGATCATGCCCACGATAAAGACCATCACGATCATGATGATAACCATCATGCACAAGCACATCATCACCATCATGGCGAACTTGACCCACATATCTGGCTTGATCCGATGCTTGTTAAAGAACAAACAAAAACAATAGCACAAGCTTTAATTGAAAAATTCCCAGAAAATAAAAAACTTTATGAGGAAAATTTAGATAAATTTACAAAAAGACTTGATGAGTTGGATAAATATATAGAAAAAACATTAAAACCTTTTGAAGATTCTATGTTTATAGTTTATCATCCATCTTGGGGATATTTTGCAAAAAGATATGACTTAAAACAACTTCCTATTGAGATAGAAGGTAAAGAGCCAAAACCAGCTGAACTTGCTGAGCTTATAGAAGAGGCAAAAGAGCATAATATAAAAGTTATCTTTGTAGCACCTCAATTTTCTCAAAAAACAGCTAAAATCATAGCAAAACAAACAGGTTCAAAAGTTGTTGAGATAGATCAGTTGCCTCTTGAATGGGAAAAAGAGATGAAAAAAACAGCTGAAGTCTTTGCCAAAAGTCTTAAAAATTGA
- a CDS encoding DUF1007 family protein — MKNFFLVIILSVNTFACALCALYSPTAHVTTKFHTTNDNIDSVKLIWTFSENFSNLMLQTYDTNSDKHFDKSELQVVLRSLLDYLVPNGFLTKISHYKGDEDAKDILLKVKDYNIFFDKGRLRFEVEFLLRIKIEQNLVIPIEIFDKNEYFYFTFMDEKSYEISPSYWVVQNINANINFFKIVKKEVAKQDDAKPKLKDVASLQEKEPDYSYIDEIDAKKFDSLSKVSLGFLDRLKQIFKDNQQNPTIFSTFLILFFSFIYGFLHAAGPGHAKLLTGSYFAANGGSYLKAFNFSIKVGVMHVLGAFVLVGTTFLTLSKIDLILSRELSRISTLICGIVIAMIAIYMLYTKLKKTKPKYTWNTHESGCGCTSCTSINLSKNSTYKDWVIAASSALIPCPGVILVFILAFELGSYFTGILSGIFMALGMSVVIFLAAVFGQKINNNSISKIRNFKPYIEIIAIFIMLVLGIFMIFISLKSSIF, encoded by the coding sequence TTGAAAAATTTTTTTTTAGTTATTATCCTTAGCGTTAATACATTTGCGTGTGCGTTGTGTGCTTTATATAGCCCTACCGCACACGTAACCACTAAATTTCATACAACAAATGATAACATAGATAGTGTAAAACTTATCTGGACATTTTCTGAAAATTTTTCAAATTTGATGCTTCAAACATATGACACAAATTCAGATAAACACTTTGACAAAAGTGAATTGCAGGTTGTTCTTAGATCTCTTTTAGACTATCTTGTTCCAAATGGATTTTTAACTAAAATATCGCATTACAAAGGCGATGAAGATGCAAAAGATATCTTGCTTAAAGTAAAAGATTATAATATATTTTTTGACAAAGGGCGGCTGAGATTTGAAGTTGAGTTTTTGTTGAGGATAAAAATAGAACAAAACCTTGTTATACCTATAGAAATTTTTGACAAAAATGAGTATTTTTATTTTACTTTTATGGATGAAAAATCATACGAAATATCGCCTAGTTATTGGGTTGTTCAAAACATAAATGCAAACATAAATTTCTTTAAAATAGTAAAAAAAGAGGTCGCAAAGCAAGATGATGCCAAACCAAAGTTAAAAGATGTGGCAAGTTTGCAAGAAAAAGAGCCTGATTATTCTTATATAGATGAGATTGATGCCAAGAAATTTGACTCTTTATCAAAGGTAAGTCTTGGATTTTTAGATAGACTAAAGCAAATTTTTAAAGACAATCAACAAAATCCAACTATATTTTCAACATTTTTGATACTGTTTTTTTCTTTTATTTATGGCTTTTTGCACGCTGCTGGTCCAGGACATGCTAAGCTTTTAACAGGAAGCTATTTTGCTGCAAATGGAGGAAGTTATCTTAAAGCTTTTAACTTTTCTATAAAAGTTGGTGTTATGCATGTTTTGGGAGCTTTTGTCTTGGTTGGAACTACATTTTTGACACTTAGTAAGATAGACTTAATACTTTCTAGAGAATTATCAAGAATTTCAACATTAATTTGTGGCATTGTGATAGCAATGATAGCTATTTATATGCTATATACAAAACTTAAAAAAACAAAACCAAAATATACTTGGAATACACACGAAAGTGGTTGTGGTTGCACATCTTGTACGAGCATAAATCTAAGCAAAAATAGCACATATAAGGACTGGGTTATAGCGGCTTCATCTGCCTTGATACCTTGTCCGGGTGTTATTTTGGTGTTTATACTTGCTTTTGAGCTTGGAAGTTATTTTACGGGTATACTAAGCGGTATTTTTATGGCTCTTGGAATGAGCGTTGTTATATTTTTAGCAGCCGTTTTTGGTCAAAAAATAAATAATAACTCTATATCAAAGATAAGAAATTTTAAACCATATATAGAGATTATTGCGATTTTTATAATGTTAGTTCTAGGAATTTTTATGATTTTTATTTCATTAAAAAGTAGTATATTTTGA
- a CDS encoding ABC transporter ATP-binding protein → MIELKNVSFSYDDTNFVLKDIDLNVNIDDFLVIIGPNGGGKSTLLKLMLGLLEPQSGSIKVFDKSPKSISNAIGYVPQSFIHNQNFPITVIEVVLMGLIDKKMFGFYTKDQKQQALNALKMVDMQEYANSRIDKLSGGQRQRVYIARALCTKSKILMLDEPTASVDTKTQAEIYSLLKHINAQGVAIVLISHDANIALSFATKVAYVSKNLHLHNITPDLNKQEFIAHLAKNHNHFCDVELALKECGCD, encoded by the coding sequence ATGATCGAATTAAAAAATGTTAGTTTTAGCTATGACGATACAAATTTTGTTTTAAAAGATATTGACTTAAATGTAAATATTGATGATTTTTTAGTTATCATAGGGCCAAATGGTGGTGGCAAAAGCACACTTTTAAAGCTTATGCTAGGACTTTTAGAACCACAAAGCGGAAGCATAAAGGTATTTGATAAATCCCCAAAAAGTATAAGCAATGCCATAGGTTATGTTCCTCAAAGCTTTATACACAATCAAAATTTTCCTATAACCGTTATAGAAGTAGTATTAATGGGACTTATAGATAAAAAAATGTTTGGTTTTTATACAAAAGATCAAAAACAACAAGCCCTAAATGCCCTTAAAATGGTAGATATGCAAGAATACGCAAATTCTCGTATAGATAAGCTTAGTGGTGGACAAAGACAAAGGGTTTACATAGCAAGGGCGTTATGTACAAAAAGCAAGATTTTAATGCTTGATGAGCCAACGGCTAGTGTTGATACAAAAACACAAGCAGAAATATACTCTTTGCTAAAACATATAAATGCACAAGGCGTAGCCATAGTGCTTATAAGCCACGATGCAAACATAGCCCTTAGTTTTGCCACAAAAGTAGCCTATGTGAGTAAAAATTTACACTTACATAACATTACCCCGGATTTAAATAAACAAGAATTTATAGCTCATCTTGCCAAAAATCACAATCACTTTTGCGATGTAGAGCTTGCTTTAAAGGAGTGTGGTTGTGATTGA
- a CDS encoding metal ABC transporter permease gives MIEILHLDFMQNALLAGLLVSIACGVVGSLVVINRMGFIAGGIAHGAYGGIGIAFFFSFEPLLGASTFSLLLALIIAKITFIDKNKIDSIIGAIWAFGMALGIILIDLTPGYNVDLMSYLFGSILAVSDTDLVFMLILNSIFILLVSTLYRQFVAISFDMEFAKLRGVNVKLLYYIMVCMMALCVVATIRVVGLILVIALISIPSIIASGFAKRLGSMMVLSSIIASVFCIIGLILSFEFDLTSGASIILVASVFFFIFCFRFKK, from the coding sequence GTGATTGAAATTTTACATCTTGATTTTATGCAAAATGCACTTTTGGCTGGTTTGTTAGTTAGTATAGCTTGTGGAGTGGTAGGCTCTTTGGTTGTTATAAATCGTATGGGCTTTATAGCAGGCGGTATAGCACACGGTGCTTATGGTGGCATAGGTATAGCATTTTTTTTCTCATTTGAGCCACTTCTTGGGGCTAGTACATTTTCACTTTTGTTAGCCCTTATTATCGCTAAAATAACATTCATAGACAAAAACAAGATAGACTCTATCATAGGTGCTATTTGGGCTTTTGGAATGGCACTTGGTATCATTTTGATAGATCTTACACCTGGATACAATGTAGATCTTATGAGCTATCTTTTTGGCTCTATACTAGCTGTTAGTGATACTGATTTGGTGTTTATGCTTATACTAAACTCTATATTTATACTCTTAGTTTCTACTCTTTATCGCCAGTTTGTGGCTATTAGCTTTGATATGGAGTTTGCAAAACTTCGTGGTGTAAATGTAAAACTTTTATATTATATTATGGTTTGTATGATGGCACTTTGTGTGGTTGCTACTATTAGAGTAGTGGGGCTTATACTTGTTATAGCTCTTATTAGCATACCATCTATAATAGCAAGTGGATTTGCAAAAAGACTTGGTTCGATGATGGTTTTATCATCAATCATAGCATCTGTTTTTTGCATCATAGGCTTGATATTAAGCTTTGAGTTTGATCTTACAAGTGGAGCTAGTATCATACTTGTAGCTTCTGTATTCTTTTTTATATTTTGTTTTAGATTTAAAAAATAA